A DNA window from Brassica napus cultivar Da-Ae chromosome A4, Da-Ae, whole genome shotgun sequence contains the following coding sequences:
- the LOC106445237 gene encoding fatty acyl-CoA reductase 6, chloroplastic-like isoform X1: MATTNLIATSNAVRFFSSFSGKPNYFLSRRLSQTTHRGRVQTSCCYREMPLKAVKPVVMPETSDGIGIVRFLRGKSYFVTGATGFLGKVLIEKLLRASPEIGKIFILLKSKDEESANKRLYDEIISSDLFKLLKQMHGSSYEAFMKSKLIPVIGDIGEENLGIDSETADKISGEIDVIINSAGRTTFDDRYDAALSVNALGPDRLLSFAKECKKLKLFLHVSTAFVTGKREGTVLETPLCIGKNITSELKIENEVKLASEAARKFHGSEKSKKLKELGYESERLKKLKELGYERAQSYGWEKAYTFTKAMGESIIYSKRGDMPVVIIRPSCIESSYKEPFPGWLQGIRMTAPLILGNGKDQIPDLLGDYQSSCDVIPVDMVANAIISVMAKHSCGNVPEVKVYNITSTSHAHPLRMGEIMDFSYQHLCDSPLTETTTKVLERMKFHSSLEEFTSSVSKAIRKQERAMKNGEEEAESHTTLSMKGKRKLKYFVSLAKTYQPYMFFQARFDETNTRSLIHELSMEERQMFDFDGSCIDWEHYFINIHLPGLKRELFRQRSS, encoded by the exons ATGGCTACGACAAACCTCATAGCCACAAGCAACGCCGTCAGattcttctcctccttctccGGCAAACCAAACTACTTCTTGTCTCGTCGTTTGTCACAGACGACTCATAGAGGTAGAGTCCAAACTTCTTGTTGTTATCGTGAGATGCCGTTGAAAGCTGTGAAACCGGTTGTTATGCCTGAGACCAGTGATGGGATCGGAATCGTCCGTTTCTTGAGAGGGAAGAGCTATTTTGTTACAGGTGCAACAGGGTTTCTTGGCAAAG TGTTGATTGAGAAACTGTTAAGGGCAAGTCCTGAGATTGGGAAGATTTTTATTCTGTTGAAATCCAAAGATGAAGAATCAGCCAACAAAAGACTCTATGATGAG ATCATCAGCTCGGATCTGTTCAAGCTTCTGAAGCAAATGCATGGGAGCTCATATGAAGCTTTCATGAAGAGCAAGTTGATTCCAGTAATTGGAGACATTGGAGAGGAGAATCTGGGGATAGATTCCGAAACAGCAGACAAGATTAGTGGCGAGATTGATGTCATAATAAATAGTGCTGGACGTACAACTTTTGACGACAG ATACGACGCTGCCCTAAGTGTCAATGCTCTTGGCCCTGATAGGCTCTTAAGCTTCGCTAAGGAATGCAAGAAACTGAAACTTTTCCTCCACGTTTCAACTG CTTTTGTGACTGGTAAGAGAGAGGGAACAGTACTAGAGACTCCTCTCTGCATTGGGAAAAACATAACTTCTGAGTTAAAAATCGAAAACGAGGTGAAACTAGCTTCAGAAGCTGCAAGAAAGTTCCATGGCAGTGAAAAATCCAAGAAACTGAAAGAACTTGGTTACGAAAG TGAAAGATTAAAGAAGCTGAAAGAACTTGGTTATGAAAG AGCTCAAAGCTATGGATGGGAAAAGGCTTACACATTCACAAAAGCCATGGGTGAGTCTATAATTTACAGCAAGCGAGGAGACATGCCTGTAGTAATCATAAGACCTAGTTGTATAGAAAGCTCATACAAGGAGCCTTTCCCTGGCTGGCTCCAAGGAATAAG gaTGACTGCTCCATTAATATTGGGAAATGGAAAAGACCAGATTCCTGACTTGTTGGGAGATTATCAATCTTCTTGTGATGTTATACCTGTTGATATGGTTGCTAATGCAATAATATCAGTCATGGCGAAACATAGTTGTGGTAATGTACCAGAGGTCAAAGTTTACAATATTACTTCAACATCTCATGCGCATCCCCTGCGAATGGGCGAGATTATGGACTTCTCTTATCAACATCTGTGTGACTCTCCACTGACTGAGACCACAACAAAAGTCTTGGAGCGTATGAAATTCCACAGTTCCTTAGAGGAGTTCACCTCCTCTGTTTCCAAAGCAATAAGGAAACAAGAAAGAGCGATGAagaatggagaagaagaagcagagtcACATACCACATTGAGCATGAAGGGGAAGAGGAAGCTAAAGTATTTTGTGTCCTTAGCAAAAACATATCAGCCTTACATGTTCTTTCAAGCTCG GTTTGACGAGACCAATACAAGGAGTCTAATACATGAgttgtcaatggaagagagacAGATGTTTGACTTTGATGGCAGTTGCATTGATTGGGAGCATTACTTTATCAACATTCATCTTCCAGGTCTCAAAAGGGAACTCTTTCGTCAAAGATCCAGTTAA
- the LOC106445237 gene encoding fatty acyl-CoA reductase 6, chloroplastic-like isoform X3, with protein MATTNLIATSNAVRFFSSFSGKPNYFLSRRLSQTTHRGRVQTSCCYREMPLKAVKPVVMPETSDGIGIVRFLRGKSYFVTGATGFLGKVLIEKLLRASPEIGKIFILLKSKDEESANKRLYDEIISSDLFKLLKQMHGSSYEAFMKSKLIPVIGDIGEENLGIDSETADKISGEIDVIINSAGRTTFDDRYDAALSVNALGPDRLLSFAKECKKLKLFLHVSTAFVTGKREGTVLETPLCIGKNITSELKIENEVKLASEAARKFHGSEKSKKLKELGYERAQSYGWEKAYTFTKAMGESIIYSKRGDMPVVIIRPSCIESSYKEPFPGWLQGIRMTAPLILGNGKDQIPDLLGDYQSSCDVIPVDMVANAIISVMAKHSCGNVPEVKVYNITSTSHAHPLRMGEIMDFSYQHLCDSPLTETTTKVLERMKFHSSLEEFTSSVSKAIRKQERAMKNGEEEAESHTTLSMKGKRKLKYFVSLAKTYQPYMFFQARFDETNTRSLIHELSMEERQMFDFDGSCIDWEHYFINIHLPGLKRELFRQRSS; from the exons ATGGCTACGACAAACCTCATAGCCACAAGCAACGCCGTCAGattcttctcctccttctccGGCAAACCAAACTACTTCTTGTCTCGTCGTTTGTCACAGACGACTCATAGAGGTAGAGTCCAAACTTCTTGTTGTTATCGTGAGATGCCGTTGAAAGCTGTGAAACCGGTTGTTATGCCTGAGACCAGTGATGGGATCGGAATCGTCCGTTTCTTGAGAGGGAAGAGCTATTTTGTTACAGGTGCAACAGGGTTTCTTGGCAAAG TGTTGATTGAGAAACTGTTAAGGGCAAGTCCTGAGATTGGGAAGATTTTTATTCTGTTGAAATCCAAAGATGAAGAATCAGCCAACAAAAGACTCTATGATGAG ATCATCAGCTCGGATCTGTTCAAGCTTCTGAAGCAAATGCATGGGAGCTCATATGAAGCTTTCATGAAGAGCAAGTTGATTCCAGTAATTGGAGACATTGGAGAGGAGAATCTGGGGATAGATTCCGAAACAGCAGACAAGATTAGTGGCGAGATTGATGTCATAATAAATAGTGCTGGACGTACAACTTTTGACGACAG ATACGACGCTGCCCTAAGTGTCAATGCTCTTGGCCCTGATAGGCTCTTAAGCTTCGCTAAGGAATGCAAGAAACTGAAACTTTTCCTCCACGTTTCAACTG CTTTTGTGACTGGTAAGAGAGAGGGAACAGTACTAGAGACTCCTCTCTGCATTGGGAAAAACATAACTTCTGAGTTAAAAATCGAAAACGAGGTGAAACTAGCTTCAGAAGCTGCAAGAAAGTTCCATGGCAGTGAAAAATCCAAGAAACTGAAAGAACTTGGTTACGAAAG AGCTCAAAGCTATGGATGGGAAAAGGCTTACACATTCACAAAAGCCATGGGTGAGTCTATAATTTACAGCAAGCGAGGAGACATGCCTGTAGTAATCATAAGACCTAGTTGTATAGAAAGCTCATACAAGGAGCCTTTCCCTGGCTGGCTCCAAGGAATAAG gaTGACTGCTCCATTAATATTGGGAAATGGAAAAGACCAGATTCCTGACTTGTTGGGAGATTATCAATCTTCTTGTGATGTTATACCTGTTGATATGGTTGCTAATGCAATAATATCAGTCATGGCGAAACATAGTTGTGGTAATGTACCAGAGGTCAAAGTTTACAATATTACTTCAACATCTCATGCGCATCCCCTGCGAATGGGCGAGATTATGGACTTCTCTTATCAACATCTGTGTGACTCTCCACTGACTGAGACCACAACAAAAGTCTTGGAGCGTATGAAATTCCACAGTTCCTTAGAGGAGTTCACCTCCTCTGTTTCCAAAGCAATAAGGAAACAAGAAAGAGCGATGAagaatggagaagaagaagcagagtcACATACCACATTGAGCATGAAGGGGAAGAGGAAGCTAAAGTATTTTGTGTCCTTAGCAAAAACATATCAGCCTTACATGTTCTTTCAAGCTCG GTTTGACGAGACCAATACAAGGAGTCTAATACATGAgttgtcaatggaagagagacAGATGTTTGACTTTGATGGCAGTTGCATTGATTGGGAGCATTACTTTATCAACATTCATCTTCCAGGTCTCAAAAGGGAACTCTTTCGTCAAAGATCCAGTTAA
- the LOC106445237 gene encoding fatty acyl-CoA reductase 6, chloroplastic-like isoform X2 — protein sequence MATTNLIATSNAVRFFSSFSGKPNYFLSRRLSQTTHRGRVQTSCCYREMPLKAVKPVVMPETSDGIGIVRFLRGKSYFVTVLIEKLLRASPEIGKIFILLKSKDEESANKRLYDEIISSDLFKLLKQMHGSSYEAFMKSKLIPVIGDIGEENLGIDSETADKISGEIDVIINSAGRTTFDDRYDAALSVNALGPDRLLSFAKECKKLKLFLHVSTAFVTGKREGTVLETPLCIGKNITSELKIENEVKLASEAARKFHGSEKSKKLKELGYESERLKKLKELGYERAQSYGWEKAYTFTKAMGESIIYSKRGDMPVVIIRPSCIESSYKEPFPGWLQGIRMTAPLILGNGKDQIPDLLGDYQSSCDVIPVDMVANAIISVMAKHSCGNVPEVKVYNITSTSHAHPLRMGEIMDFSYQHLCDSPLTETTTKVLERMKFHSSLEEFTSSVSKAIRKQERAMKNGEEEAESHTTLSMKGKRKLKYFVSLAKTYQPYMFFQARFDETNTRSLIHELSMEERQMFDFDGSCIDWEHYFINIHLPGLKRELFRQRSS from the exons ATGGCTACGACAAACCTCATAGCCACAAGCAACGCCGTCAGattcttctcctccttctccGGCAAACCAAACTACTTCTTGTCTCGTCGTTTGTCACAGACGACTCATAGAGGTAGAGTCCAAACTTCTTGTTGTTATCGTGAGATGCCGTTGAAAGCTGTGAAACCGGTTGTTATGCCTGAGACCAGTGATGGGATCGGAATCGTCCGTTTCTTGAGAGGGAAGAGCTATTTTGTTACAG TGTTGATTGAGAAACTGTTAAGGGCAAGTCCTGAGATTGGGAAGATTTTTATTCTGTTGAAATCCAAAGATGAAGAATCAGCCAACAAAAGACTCTATGATGAG ATCATCAGCTCGGATCTGTTCAAGCTTCTGAAGCAAATGCATGGGAGCTCATATGAAGCTTTCATGAAGAGCAAGTTGATTCCAGTAATTGGAGACATTGGAGAGGAGAATCTGGGGATAGATTCCGAAACAGCAGACAAGATTAGTGGCGAGATTGATGTCATAATAAATAGTGCTGGACGTACAACTTTTGACGACAG ATACGACGCTGCCCTAAGTGTCAATGCTCTTGGCCCTGATAGGCTCTTAAGCTTCGCTAAGGAATGCAAGAAACTGAAACTTTTCCTCCACGTTTCAACTG CTTTTGTGACTGGTAAGAGAGAGGGAACAGTACTAGAGACTCCTCTCTGCATTGGGAAAAACATAACTTCTGAGTTAAAAATCGAAAACGAGGTGAAACTAGCTTCAGAAGCTGCAAGAAAGTTCCATGGCAGTGAAAAATCCAAGAAACTGAAAGAACTTGGTTACGAAAG TGAAAGATTAAAGAAGCTGAAAGAACTTGGTTATGAAAG AGCTCAAAGCTATGGATGGGAAAAGGCTTACACATTCACAAAAGCCATGGGTGAGTCTATAATTTACAGCAAGCGAGGAGACATGCCTGTAGTAATCATAAGACCTAGTTGTATAGAAAGCTCATACAAGGAGCCTTTCCCTGGCTGGCTCCAAGGAATAAG gaTGACTGCTCCATTAATATTGGGAAATGGAAAAGACCAGATTCCTGACTTGTTGGGAGATTATCAATCTTCTTGTGATGTTATACCTGTTGATATGGTTGCTAATGCAATAATATCAGTCATGGCGAAACATAGTTGTGGTAATGTACCAGAGGTCAAAGTTTACAATATTACTTCAACATCTCATGCGCATCCCCTGCGAATGGGCGAGATTATGGACTTCTCTTATCAACATCTGTGTGACTCTCCACTGACTGAGACCACAACAAAAGTCTTGGAGCGTATGAAATTCCACAGTTCCTTAGAGGAGTTCACCTCCTCTGTTTCCAAAGCAATAAGGAAACAAGAAAGAGCGATGAagaatggagaagaagaagcagagtcACATACCACATTGAGCATGAAGGGGAAGAGGAAGCTAAAGTATTTTGTGTCCTTAGCAAAAACATATCAGCCTTACATGTTCTTTCAAGCTCG GTTTGACGAGACCAATACAAGGAGTCTAATACATGAgttgtcaatggaagagagacAGATGTTTGACTTTGATGGCAGTTGCATTGATTGGGAGCATTACTTTATCAACATTCATCTTCCAGGTCTCAAAAGGGAACTCTTTCGTCAAAGATCCAGTTAA
- the LOC106445237 gene encoding fatty acyl-CoA reductase 6, chloroplastic-like isoform X4 produces the protein MATTNLIATSNAVRFFSSFSGKPNYFLSRRLSQTTHRVLIEKLLRASPEIGKIFILLKSKDEESANKRLYDEIISSDLFKLLKQMHGSSYEAFMKSKLIPVIGDIGEENLGIDSETADKISGEIDVIINSAGRTTFDDRYDAALSVNALGPDRLLSFAKECKKLKLFLHVSTAFVTGKREGTVLETPLCIGKNITSELKIENEVKLASEAARKFHGSEKSKKLKELGYESERLKKLKELGYERAQSYGWEKAYTFTKAMGESIIYSKRGDMPVVIIRPSCIESSYKEPFPGWLQGIRMTAPLILGNGKDQIPDLLGDYQSSCDVIPVDMVANAIISVMAKHSCGNVPEVKVYNITSTSHAHPLRMGEIMDFSYQHLCDSPLTETTTKVLERMKFHSSLEEFTSSVSKAIRKQERAMKNGEEEAESHTTLSMKGKRKLKYFVSLAKTYQPYMFFQARFDETNTRSLIHELSMEERQMFDFDGSCIDWEHYFINIHLPGLKRELFRQRSS, from the exons ATGGCTACGACAAACCTCATAGCCACAAGCAACGCCGTCAGattcttctcctccttctccGGCAAACCAAACTACTTCTTGTCTCGTCGTTTGTCACAGACGACTCATAGAG TGTTGATTGAGAAACTGTTAAGGGCAAGTCCTGAGATTGGGAAGATTTTTATTCTGTTGAAATCCAAAGATGAAGAATCAGCCAACAAAAGACTCTATGATGAG ATCATCAGCTCGGATCTGTTCAAGCTTCTGAAGCAAATGCATGGGAGCTCATATGAAGCTTTCATGAAGAGCAAGTTGATTCCAGTAATTGGAGACATTGGAGAGGAGAATCTGGGGATAGATTCCGAAACAGCAGACAAGATTAGTGGCGAGATTGATGTCATAATAAATAGTGCTGGACGTACAACTTTTGACGACAG ATACGACGCTGCCCTAAGTGTCAATGCTCTTGGCCCTGATAGGCTCTTAAGCTTCGCTAAGGAATGCAAGAAACTGAAACTTTTCCTCCACGTTTCAACTG CTTTTGTGACTGGTAAGAGAGAGGGAACAGTACTAGAGACTCCTCTCTGCATTGGGAAAAACATAACTTCTGAGTTAAAAATCGAAAACGAGGTGAAACTAGCTTCAGAAGCTGCAAGAAAGTTCCATGGCAGTGAAAAATCCAAGAAACTGAAAGAACTTGGTTACGAAAG TGAAAGATTAAAGAAGCTGAAAGAACTTGGTTATGAAAG AGCTCAAAGCTATGGATGGGAAAAGGCTTACACATTCACAAAAGCCATGGGTGAGTCTATAATTTACAGCAAGCGAGGAGACATGCCTGTAGTAATCATAAGACCTAGTTGTATAGAAAGCTCATACAAGGAGCCTTTCCCTGGCTGGCTCCAAGGAATAAG gaTGACTGCTCCATTAATATTGGGAAATGGAAAAGACCAGATTCCTGACTTGTTGGGAGATTATCAATCTTCTTGTGATGTTATACCTGTTGATATGGTTGCTAATGCAATAATATCAGTCATGGCGAAACATAGTTGTGGTAATGTACCAGAGGTCAAAGTTTACAATATTACTTCAACATCTCATGCGCATCCCCTGCGAATGGGCGAGATTATGGACTTCTCTTATCAACATCTGTGTGACTCTCCACTGACTGAGACCACAACAAAAGTCTTGGAGCGTATGAAATTCCACAGTTCCTTAGAGGAGTTCACCTCCTCTGTTTCCAAAGCAATAAGGAAACAAGAAAGAGCGATGAagaatggagaagaagaagcagagtcACATACCACATTGAGCATGAAGGGGAAGAGGAAGCTAAAGTATTTTGTGTCCTTAGCAAAAACATATCAGCCTTACATGTTCTTTCAAGCTCG GTTTGACGAGACCAATACAAGGAGTCTAATACATGAgttgtcaatggaagagagacAGATGTTTGACTTTGATGGCAGTTGCATTGATTGGGAGCATTACTTTATCAACATTCATCTTCCAGGTCTCAAAAGGGAACTCTTTCGTCAAAGATCCAGTTAA
- the LOC111214992 gene encoding protein encore — translation MDSALTTPETAAVVTVDPFLVEALQNPRHRLTILRMELDVQRFLQSQEQQQFEFQRFPTSYLRLAAHRVANHYGLATSVQDGGVDGSENIILVTKTAVSKFPTVKLSDIPAAKQSESGKFEHMKVSIKTRPSKGSGFEGGEAEKKRGPLRSVEERKEDYDRARARIFNGLTGFSGDESDTQVYERSPSLGKDDSPAPTKNLTLRETGPTSRVAILRDSEKDRFDPDYDRNYKRYIRSLPVNQNSHPPPFNMMQPPYYQMGFTGYNHIPNSHASLNFGLPGNAIMSPYGTTVVHPGDAMYMQVPMMYAHSYEQLRNASLQAQFCQQPLSFEYMQNR, via the exons ATGGACTCAGCTCTCACAACGCCGGAAACCGCCGCTGTGGTTACGGTGGATCCTTTTCTCGTCGAGGCTTTGCAGAACCCTCGCCATCGACTGACGA TTTTGCGGATGGAGCTTGACGTTCAACGGTTCTTACAGAGCCAAGAGCAGCAGCAGTTCGAGTTCCAGCGTTTTCCTACTTCCTATCTCCGCCTTGCCGCTCACCGTGTTGCTAACCACTACGGACTAGCTACATCTGTTCAAGACGGCGGCGTTGATGGGAGCGAGAACATAATCCTCGTGACTAAAACAGCGGTGAGCAAGTTTCCTACTGTTAAGTTGTCTGATATCCCCGCGGCAAAGCAATCAGAGAGTGGTAAGTTTGAGCACATGAAAGTCTCCATCAAGACTCGACCTTCCAAAGGATCTGGATTCGAGGGTGGTGAAGCTGAGAAGAAACGTGGTCCTCTTAGGAGTGTGGAAGAGAGGAAAGAAGACTATGACAGGGCGCGAGCGCGCATATTCAACGGTCTCACTGGCTTCAGTGGTGATGAATCTGACACTCAGGTTTATGAGAGGAGTCCAAGTCTTGGCAAAGATGACAGTCCAGCACCTACTAAGAACTTAACCCTCAGGGAAACTGGTCCAACCTCTCGTGTTGCGATTCTTAGAGACAGTGAGAAAGATCGGTTTGATCCCGACTATGACCGCAATTACAAAAG GTACATAAGGAGCCTTCCGGTTAATCAGAATTCTCATCCACCACCCTTCAACATGATGCAGCCACCGTACTACCAAATGGGATTTACCGGATACAACCATATCCCAAATAGTCATGCTTCTCTCAACTTTGGACTACCTGGGAACGCTATCATGAGTCCTTATGGCACTACTGTTGTACATCCAGGGGATGCAATGTATATGCAAGTGCCTATGATGTATGCTCATTCGTATGAGCAGCTCAGAAATGCTTCTCTTCAG GCACAGTTCTGTCAGCAACCCTTGAGCTTTGAGTACATGCAGAACCGCTAG